From the genome of Ziziphus jujuba cultivar Dongzao chromosome 4, ASM3175591v1:
acatcaccaaaaataaaatctccctgcccacatattatggaaatttttaaaaatcaaagtcaaattttctattccaaacttTATGAAAATtgtgtaatttttatttgtagaaaTATTACTTTTGTAAATCATTTGTGGAAATATTATTTACATAAATTATGCTTAAACCGGTGTACATGTTATTGCAAAGATTTATAACCAAATCTTGATAATACCCACAtgttatggaaattttcaaaaatcaaaatcatattattcctttcaagttttattaaaaccgtgaaaattttcaaataattttatttttgaactttaatttttttataatgtttttggaaggaaataaaatgaatataaggaTGATATATGGcaataatattttaagattGTGGTATATTtagacaattttattttttgaattttaattttttttgatacttttgaaggaaaataaaatgaacatgAAGATAACATGTAGCAAAAATTTTTACTCattatcttacttttatatattactaatattaaTTCCATGCAATGTACGGTATAGATATCTGATAGTTGATTATTTCGaaaatgattaataataattaattatatttaattcaacttaaattgattaattatattatttttgacgAATAAAGATCAAgcctaaatttttattatacttGTTGATCATCTAGATAGAACTTGTGGGTTCATGAGCTGCGCATAAATGTTTCGAGAGCTGCCTCTCCATGGCTATAGGCAACACATTTTCAGTTGTGACTAAAATATAGATAGGCTTTACAATTGACAACAAtcacaaaattatattaaatagaaaaGTCAAGTTTTGTTTCGTTTATCCTTTCTAAGGCTAGTCTaactaaattttcaatatttgttaaaaaattattttaaatgggataattaaaaaaagaaaaaagaacaaaaagaatgagGAAGAGTATAATCAAAACAGAACgatatttaaattaaagtttGTTTAGGCATATATAAGATTGActacaagaaaagaaaacaatcaTTAATAATGATTTACTTACTAGTAAAATCGTTTACTTTAAATGATGAAATACTATTTAGGATAATGATTCGCacattggaattaaaaaaatataaaataacgaTAGTTTGATGACGATGTCTATTATAAATAGTGATCTACATTGTTAGCAAACAAGTTAATTACCATTGTCATAATTTTTCTGCCGTTTGTTGTTTGATTCATTTGCATGAATGTTGGTGCTTGACCCATCTATGTCGTCTAATCTTCCATGCAGACTTCTTTTTGGTATGCAAAAACTTTTTCATAGGGAAGAAAATCACTAAACTAGTTAGatcatctttattttatttttttatttaaatattggaaataaagaaatttaaactcAAAATCTTTGTTTCAAAAAGTATTATTGCCAGCAGCCTGTTCATAAATGGACAACAAAACTTCACTTTTGCATTCAACTAAGCCCAActctttttgtttctcttttgtaCAAGACACTTTATTTGATGGAAAGACTCGAGGcagtatttaatttaaaagaaattttgtaGAGGAGAGATTTGAATAAAGTGTTGACCAATAagtatagatttttatttattgaagttataAGGCTGTTATGTgatttatatgtttgttttggtagggatttattttttcctttatcaAGACGTAAATCTTACTTAGCATTGATATTGTGTATAGATTTAGTGATAATGTTGACTGGTTGAAGGTTTATGGATAAAAACCGgacatttacccaaaaaaaaaaaaaaaaacaggaccaaattttaaaacataacttGATGGACActtccaataaaaatataaaacaaaaagaaaaagagaagccTAACTACATGCTTCATGTGGATATTGGGGCCGTCAGTTACAGGTCATTAAATGGGCCCAATGCTTGTTTAAAAAGAAGCCCAATTGTATCTAGTGGAGATAGATCCTTGTAACAAGACAAAATCATCATTCAACCGAATTAATTGTAAGCAACCGATTAATTTAGTGATCCAGATAGACTTGTGGGTTCATGAGCTGCCCAACTGAGATATCATGAAAGCACTTGGCAAAGGGTGTGCTGCAAGCAAGAAACTCTTTAGACAGACTCTGCATGGTTGGTCGACGCTTTGGGTTGGCCTGTAAACATGCAAATGCAATTGTTGAAACAAGCATGACATCCCGGATAGCCGAACGACTTCTTGGGGGCGGTAGACGTTGGTCTAATATTTCAATAAGCAGTAGACTTTGCGTGGAAGATGATGTTAATGATGACAGCAACTCTTTCGGATGCTTTCCCATTAGTGTTTCAAGTGCCACCACTCCAAAGCTATAAACATCGCATTTTTCAGTCACAGACAACGTATAGGCAAGCTCTACAAttgaaatcaataataaaaatatgagataaaattcaaataatctTGTCTGAGCTCTACTCATTTCTTAACAACAttttaatataacaaattaGACTTTGTAAATGtaaaatgaaaagataaaaaaaaatattaaagaatttgataaacaaattagACAAAATATAACTGGTTTTACTTCctttaaagatgaaaaataaaggATCAATATTGGCTTAGAAAGCTCTAGAATTAACTAGTATTTTTGATATACTTGGTCGGCAAGAAAAGCATTagaatttgtgaaaaaatatctaaaattgagaATGAGATCAAGGCATAGTGGAGAAGTCTAGAAGATGTAAGAGTCAGCTAAGCAACCGACAATAGCAAGTATGAAAGGAAGCTTTGGCTTCTATGCCTAGTGAGCTACTCAATTAAGTAGAGTAGGCTCCTAGAAAGAGAGAGCTCTCATGTGTCAGTAAAGTATGTTAGAGTCAAGGGAGTTCCAAGGAGCCTCTCGTTAGTGTGAGTGAGAGCAAGTTTAGGAAGAGTGATAAGTGGTGTCCAAATATAGTGGGTTAATGTGGGTCTGGTTTAGGATGTCCTAGATGGCTATAGTAATATATATGGAAAGGTCTTGTGAAAGTTATTTGATATAATAtgagttattatttttcttcaacaaaaaaataacaaaatattaagtacaagaaaatataaaaagaactaCTAATACAAgcaaatataaaaagaattacTAATAAGAAGCACAAACTTGCCTGGAGCAATATATCCATATGTGCTGGCAATTATGGTTTGATTTGATGAATCTGGAGCAAGGAGTTTAGCTGTGCCAAAATCAGAAACAACAGCCTCCAGTTCCGAGTTGAGTAAAATGTTGTTGCTGGTTACATCCCGATGAACAATTGGTGGACTGCAATCATGATACatgtgtgaagtccagccgcaccaccactgcaccgacagtgtgaagactgcacagccaccatttttgacaccactgcaccgacagtgtgaagactgcacagccaccatttttgacaatggccattgctgcaccgaaaatggattgctcaacaattgtgggctactgtcagaagctgttgaagattgtggccatgcaaccgactttgtaagcctataaataggctccatcccgttgcatgcaagcaagccaagagagcacgctcaatattatcccaagtgaggaatattgagagaaaactccgagagagagagtgtttaagttccagagagagcttgagagaagagtgagcaattccagagagaatttgagagtgtagagagaggttccacgtgagaatcctccatgagagaagtttttatttttgtattctatttctaagagattaatagaattctttttatttttcttctcatatttcttctctaaagtggtcagagaaccacaacaagtggtatcagagctccaggtcgagagcttgggttcaaaatttgaagaaacagagccactgttcttcaagttggtgtttcgaaaagttgctcaaataattaatttgacaataccaggtgaaagtacccgacgagaagAGAACACacaagttcgccggagagaaagaTAGCGTtccacgcgcccgcacgcgccgcctgaagttttctgcaacagttcacgcgcctcacgcgccgtatggaggttgaagacgaccacgtcagcagacacgtcaGCGCACCCTGCCATGCGAtccgacacgtcgtcagccacgaAATCGCCACGTCATCTtccacgtgttgacacgtcaacacaatctgccacgtcatcagaagtttctgaaattacggcaCAGCCCCCTGAAGTGtttgaaattacagattgacccctgtagtttccgTATTTACAGGTTGACGCAGaagttttgtgaaattacatatttgccccaaaatttctggtaattatattttgaccccggaagagtcaagtccaccattttcggccgttccggacgcaacggttaactccgttttgccaaattcagctccatttttggtcaagccataatgtcaatggaagaatcatcttcgggagctatggttaagctcactgccacaaattatacactttggagacctcggatggaagatctcctcaattgtaaggatctgtttgatcctatagaagctaaaggagaaaactccgatcccagcaaagtagcagaatggaagaaattaaacaagaaaacgatcggtcaaatcaggcaatggatcgatcacagtgtcttccatcatgtagcgaaggaaacggatgcatatgccctctggacaaaattggaggacatgtaccaggccaagactgctcggaacaaagccctgttgcttaagcgattggtaaatttaaaattacagagtggaacttctgtagccaaGCATACCAGtaagttccagagcttggtaaatcaactatctgctgtggattatcaactaggggatgaggatcaggccctcctacttctaagctctcttccagatagttgggagacattggtagtctctctcagcaattcggccccgaatggcaaacttactatgtctatggttaaggatgccctatttaatgaagaggccaggagaaaggacattggcatggatcagtcacatgccctcgtcacagagagaggaagacaacaaagaggtggtcgagatagggggagaggcaggagcaagagcagaggcagatctacatacggtagaaaatcatcgtataagtgctatcattgtggcctggagggtcacatgaagaagaactgcagaaagttgttgagagagcagagactccaaggtaatcagccgaagaaggatggagagacactagtcactgttacaggcgAAGTGgtgctctgctccaccgaagtagagacatgccttcatatatcaacccaagatgttgagtgggtagtcgatactgcagcatcctaccatgtcactccacacagagatttcttcaaaacgtacaaagcaggagactttggtacggtaaagatgggaaattccagttttgcaaagattatgggaactggtgatattcaggtaaaaacgaatgttggttgtacaatcactttgaaggatgtccgtcatgttccagatcttcagcttaatctactttcgggagcagccttagacaagcaaggctatgacaactacttcagcaaaggcacatggaaaatgacgaaaggtgccatagttgtcgtccaaggacatatttgtggaacgctgtacaaaactcatgtgaagatatgtgcagaaaGCCttaatattgcagaaggagaggcgtctcaaaatctgtggcaccagagactcggtcacatgagtgaaaaaggattgtccactttggcaaggaagaagcttatcactgtttacaaggatgctgcgctagatccttgtaatcactgcttgtttggtaagcaacatagagtctccttcagttcctctgcatcgagaagatcagagttgcttagtctggtgcactctgatgtttgtggtcccatggaggtggaatcattaggtggcaacaagtatttcctgaccttcattgatgatgcttctcggaaggtgtgggtatatttcttgaagacaaaggaccaggtattggattacttcaaactgtttcataccatggtagagcgtgaaacaggaaagaagctgaaatgtctccgctcagataatggaggggagtatacttccaaagagttcgatgcctactgcagaagacacggcattcgacatgagaagacggtcccttgcaccccacaacataatggaatagccgaaagaatgaaccgaaccattatggaaaaggtcagaagtatgatcagtatggctaagctgccaaagccattctggggagaagctattcgtgccgcctgctatttaatcaacagatcaccgtcagtaccgttgaattttgaaattccggagaaaatgtggtcgggtaagattccctcctactctcatttaagagtgtttggttgtttagcttatgtacatgtatccaaggagctcagacagaagctcgatgcaagatctactccatgcatctttataggatatggagatgaagaattcggatacaggttatgagacccgaaaacaaagaaggttattagaagcagggatgtagtattccatgaaaaccagaaaatggaagacattgaaaagcccagaatgtctcctaattgtagttctagtgccgagaatttttgtcctaatccagcaccagcacaaatagccacagaagataatgaggtgcatgaagatataccagaagcagaccaggaggaagaaggggatattgagcagggggagactcaatcctctcaagcagctgcagggccatcacagcggtcagatgatggtacacctcctgaaaccagtggtttacaagtttggagatctgagcgaggccgaattccatcaaagagattttcagaatctgagtatattctgcttactgaagagggggagccagagagtttccaggaagctgtttctcatcaagagaaggaaaagtggctgcaagcaatgcaagatgagatggaatccttgcagaaaaatcatacttatgagttggttgagcttccaacaagaaaaaaggcactaaagaataaatgggtgttcaagctcaagaaagatggcagcggaagggtggtgaaaTACAAaacccgattggtggtcaaaggatttcttcagaagaaaggaattgactttgatgagattttttccccagtggtaaaaatgacttcaattcgaatcatttttggtttagtagcaagtctaaacctagagcttgaacagatggatgtgaagacagcatttcttcacggtgatttacatgaagaaatctacatgaaggatttgaggtttcagggaaagaaaacctcgtatgcaagctaaagaagagcttgtatggcctcaagcaagcaccaagacaatggtacaagaagtttgactcgtttatgatgagtcaaggctataaaaggactacagcagaccagtgtgtttatattcaaaaattttcaggtggaaacttcattgcacttttgctatatgtggacgacatgttgatcgttggacaagatgcaataaagattagtcagctgaagaaagaattatctaagtcctttgatatgaaagacttaggaccagctcaacaaattttgggaatgcaaataatccgagacaggaagaatagaaggttatggctatctcaagagaagtacgttgaacgggtgataaagaaattcaacatggataaagccaaaccggtcatcattccacttgcaaatcatttcaagttgagtaagagattgtgcccctcatccaaagaagagatagaggagatggcttcagtaccatattcttcagcggtaggaagtctgatgtatgcaatggtgtgtaccagaccagacattgctcacgcagtaggtgttgtgagcagatttctttcaaatccttgaaagaaacactgggaagcagtcaaatggattctcaggtatcttaaaggtacatcgaagctgtgcttgtgctacgggggaggtgatccaatcttagaaggctatacagatgcagatatggccggagaccctgataatagaaagtctacatcaggttatctctacacttttgtagggggagctgtgtcatggcagtcaagattgcagaagtgtgttgctttatccactactgaagcagagtacattgccgcagcggaagcgggtaaggaaatgttgtggttaaagcgttttctcacagaattgggcatcaagcaagaagactacaagatacattgtgataaccaaagtgccatggatttgagcaaaaactcaatgtatcattcccgtacaaagcacattgacatccgctatcattggatacgcgaagtaatagatcaacagttgctgaaactgatgaagatccacacaaaagagaatccagcagatatgcttacaaaagttgttgctcaagagaagctgaagctatgcagagacatagctggaatagatggcagatgaccatcagttttaaatgtggCTGAAGGGGGacaattgtgaagtccagccgcaccaccactgcaccgacagtgtgaagactacacagccaccatttttgacaccactgcaccgacagtgtgaagactgcacagccaccatttttgacaatggccattgctgcaccgaaaatggattgctcaacaattgtgggctactgtcagaagctgttgaagattgtggccatgcaaccgactttgtaagcctataaataggctccatcccgttgcatgcaagcaagccaagagagcaagctcaatattatcccaagtgaggaatattgagagaaaactccgagagagagagtgtttaagttccagagagagcttgagagaagagtgagcaattccagagagaatttgagagtgtagagagaggttccacgtgagaatcctccatgagagaagtttttatttttgtattctatttctaagagattaatagaattctttttatttttcttctcatatttcttctctaaagtggtcagagaaccacaacaacatGTAACACAAGGCATGCACTATGCCTTTTATAATATTCACCCTTTTGCTCCAGTCCAATTCCACAGCCTCTGCATCGTTGTTCAGGACACAAAACAAGCTTCCTCTTTCCAtgtattcataaataaaaaacatgcaTCTTTTGTGCAAACAAAAACCATGGAGTCTCACAATGTTTCGGTGGCGTACTTCTGTCAATGTTTTGACCTCACTCATGAAACTCTTCCTCAAATTCTGCTGTTCAACCTCTGAACCATGCAGCTTCTTCAAGGCAACTACTCTTCCATCAGGTAGTTGTGCTTTGTGAACACTTCCATAACCACCAGTCCCAATGCAATATCTAATGTCAAAGTCCTCCGTTGCTTCTATGATGCCATGGTATGCAATTTTTCCATCATAATTCCAAATGAAAAAGATATCTCCATTCTTTACTCTTGTCTCAAATACTGgttgatttttattgtttttaatttgacGGGTATAGTACAAAGCTCCAAGCATTACGGATAAGAAGGCAAGGAAAACCAAGATGGGAACAATGGCTCTGATTATGTAagagaattttttgtttttgtggttttCCGCTCCAACACCTTGAttagttggttggctattttGTAAGCGAGGACGAATACCGGTGACACTACTACATAAATCTTGAATGCCGACAAATGCACCCACCGAAAAATGATTGGCTAGCTCATCTGGGACTGGACCTTTTAAACGATTGTAAGACAAGTCAATTAGATAGCAAGATCGAAGAGAAGAGGGAATACTTCCACTGAGATTGTTGTAGGCTAGGTACAAGATGGTGAAAGAGAGGGTACATATCTTGTTTGGAATGGTTCCATTTAACTGGTTATGTGACAAATCAAGATAATTCATGCTTTCTAGACAACCACCAGAAGACAACGCGATTGGACCCGTGAGGTTGTTGAAACTAAAATCCAAATATGTTAAATTCTTCAAATTCCCTATCCCCACAGGGAAGGAACCACTCAATTGGTTTTGACGAAGGCTCAGGCTTTCTAGTTGGGTTAAATGACAAATAGCCGTTGGAATTGGACCTGTTAAGCTGTTAGGAATGGAAGATTTTAACACAAATTGGTGTTAGAAAATAGTGGTTTCTACTACTTGGTTGTCGGAAAGGAGGTTTTCAAACTAATTTGCTGagacagaaaagaaaaagttactATTTTATCATCACTAACTATAATCATTATTGAATCATTATTCATTATTAAcatgataattatttaattttatattgattttttattttcaaaatttaatttgcagAAGTAAATTTCTTTTgcataatcatttaaattattaaatagtttAGATACACTAATGATGgttaataatgataacaaatggtgtttttcaaaagtaaaaaagCAGGAATTCACACATTCAGTAAGCATATATGGAATGGGGATTAGGCTAACGATATAAGTCCAActcatattatttaaaagaatttttttttggaatttcagAAAAACTTTACACATACCCATGTAATGTAGATTTACTagaaatccttttcaagagaacCATATCCTATCGAGGTTCTACCATGGATCCTCACGGTAGGCTATTGGCGGTTTTCTGGCCACTACCATCTTTAGGTGGATGTAGAGgacaatatatatgaaaaaatagtgaaacaaagaaaaagaaaagaaaaaaaaaatgcaaagaaaagtACCAAGTAgatctggcaatttggatcatgacacggcgacacgattcgaaaacgacacggaataaatgggtttgggtttattataaatgagttcgggtcataatcggctCAActcgtttaacacgattattaatcgtgtcattttcgggttgacctgtttaactcgaaattgacccgttacgacccatttattaaacgtgtcagtttcaacccgacacgattatatacctattacaacccatttaaatttaattttaaattaatattttatcactaatataatatttaataactaaaaaatattataaattaaaaattttataaaaataattttctattactaattttttaaaaacaaaaaatacatctttaataaaacaaaaacataaaaataaaaaaaaataaaaaaataaaaaaaaataaaaaaaaatttcgggttaataggttagttttcgggttaataggtcaatttcaggttaacgggttaatatgtcaacacgacccgttaaaataatcgtgttaaacgggtcgtgtcgtgttgacctgtttataaacaggtcgggttaatgttttaggtacctgacacgattaataaataagtcgtgttcgggttaggcatttttgacacgattattagacgggttgacacgaacacgacccaccaacccgaattgccaggtatagtaCCAAGTGCCACCAAAACTCATTCAGTAAAACAGTCCTATCATATCAAGTGCTGATGTGGTATGCCTCATCTATTTACACTGCAATATGTGGCTAACTCATTACATGATGTCCAAGCTGTCAATCATCCTTAACCAGTTGACTAACTGCACTGTTAGATAAGGATGACACCAAAAATCACCACCATAAATCATGCAAGGATGATTATTACTTTCCTAACATGCATACAACTAATCAAGTATCTGCAggattttgttaaatatatatatatggaggttACTTTCCTAACATACATATAGCTATCGATAATCCTTAAGCAATTGACTAACTGCACTATTAGATAACGGTAACACCAAAACTCATCACCATAAATCATGCAAGGATGATCATTATTTTCCTAACATACATACAACTAACCAAGTATCTGCAGGattttgttacatatatatggGAAGGTTACTTTCCTAACATATATACAGCTATCAATCATCCTTAACCAGTTGACTAACTGCACTGTTAGATAACAGTAATACCAAAAATCGTCACCATAAATCGTGCAAGGATGATCATTACTTTCCTAGCATACATACAACTAATCAAGTATCTGCAGggttttgttaaatatatatgggGAGGTtcccaataaattttttttttttggataaaaagtaTTTGACAAATAATCTAATTGTTTCAATTTACCTAATTTAAGATTtcatatttgtatattaaaaacccgtaaatatttcatattcatattcaaacaatatttatttatttttatctaaattatttattgcttCGAAAATAATCTCTTTTTCCTCAATCtcaaaaatctttctctcttctTAATCTTCAgtcctttttgttttgttttgtttttttgttttttttaactctctattattattattaattagagATATATTCTTATATTCTTGAAACCTTTCTATAATACACtattgaataattaattgatgAAGTTGAATAAACATATTTGTCAAAAAAGTTGTTAAATATCACTATAGCTCTCAGtgattttgctattttttgaaTACTACatttatattatgaaatatatcaatataatCACTCTcatattttacttttgtttcaatataatattattttttaaaactcttaATAATAGAGTtagaattttacttatttacactgcctttaataaaatttttttactcattcttaaaaataaaaattaataaatgaaaataatgtgATCAAACTCataatcaactttttttttccttttttttttttaagaaaatatttcaaatgtatttaatgtGAATAAGTTTAACTGTTAAAGTTGTGGttgatatatataacttattactttttactttttgataAGTTGGGAAGGAAGATTTTAACACGGTATTTAGAAGATAGTAATTTTATAAGAAGTGTGTATATGTCTTTGTgtgtattgtattttttttttctctttttgtcaaaaaaaagttcctgaaaaaaaaaaaaactatagaactggaaaaaataaaatggtcaaaCGAAGGGTAAATTGgtgaaattttaaatctattaacaagaattttttaaaacaatgctatattaaaataaaagtaaaatattaagaaattgtattgatattattataatagtaatgtactattgaaaaaataataaactaaagaGTGGTATAATAgtatttacccccaaaaaactTTGCATAGGGAATGCTCCCCACTATGTATAGAATACTTTTCCATATTCTAAACAGTGGATACTTTTCCATATTCTAAAAGCAATGGCAggaacaaaaatttaaatttcattacaAACTCATTAATCTACCTTTCCTGCTTCTATTAagttctt
Proteins encoded in this window:
- the LOC107415213 gene encoding probable leucine-rich repeat receptor-like protein kinase At1g35710, which encodes MYHDCSPPIVHRDVTSNNILLNSELEAVVSDFGTAKLLAPDSSNQTIIASTYGYIAPELAYTLSVTEKCDVYSFGVVALETLMGKHPKELLSSLTSSSTQSLLLIEILDQRLPPPRSRSAIRDVMLVSTIAFACLQANPKRRPTMQSLSKEFLACSTPFAKCFHDISVGQLMNPQVYLDH
- the LOC132803599 gene encoding MDIS1-interacting receptor like kinase 2-like; the protein is MNYLDLSHNQLNGTIPNKICTLSFTILYLAYNNLSGSIPSSLRSCYLIDLSYNRLKGPVPDELANHFSVGAFVGIQDLCSSVTGIRPRLQNSQPTNQGVGAENHKNKKFSYIIRAIVPILVFLAFLSVMLGALYYTRQIKNNKNQPVFETRVKNGDIFFIWNYDGKIAYHGIIEATEDFDIRYCIGTGGYGSVHKAQLPDGRVVALKKLHGSEVEQQNLRKSFMSEVKTLTEVRHRNIVRLHGFCLHKRCMFFIYEYMERGSLFCVLNNDAEAVELDWSKRVNIIKGIVHALCYISSTL